From Elephas maximus indicus isolate mEleMax1 chromosome 1, mEleMax1 primary haplotype, whole genome shotgun sequence, a single genomic window includes:
- the PSMB1 gene encoding proteasome subunit beta type-1: protein MLSSAAVFPALGRDLGMETFGAAGPLQLRFSPYAFNGGTVLAIAGEDFSIVASDTRLSEGFSVHTRDSPKCYKLTDKTVIGCSGFHGDCLTLTKIIEARLKMYKHSNNKAMTTGAIAAMLSTILYSRRFFPYYVYNIIGGLDEEGKGAVYSFDPVGSYQRDSFKAGGSASAMLQPLLDNQVGFKNMQNVEHVPLSLDRALRLVRDVFISAAERDVYTGDALRICIVTQEGVREETVPLRRD from the exons ATGTTGTCCTCCGCTGCTGTGTTTCCTGCGCTCGGCCGCGACCTGGGAATGGAGACTTTCGGCGCCGCGGGGCCCTTGCAGCTGCGCTTTTCGCCCTACGCCTTCAACGGAGG cACTGTACTGGCAATTGCTGGAGAAGACTTTTCAATTGTTGCTTCTGACACTCGATTGAGTGAAGGGTTCTCAGTTCATACCCGGGACAGCCCGAAATGTTACAAACT AACAGACAAAACGGTCATCGGGTGCAGCGGTTTCCATGGTGACTGTCTCACGCTCACTAAGATCATTGAAGCAAGACTAAAG ATGTACAAGCACTCCAACAACAAGGCCATGACGACCGGGGCCATCGCTGCCATGCTCTCCACCATCCTCTACTCAAGGCGCTTCTTCCCCTACTACGTCTACAACATCATTGGCGGGCTCGACGAGGAAG GGAAGGGGGCTGTGTACAGCTTTGACCCAGTGGGGTCCTACCAGAGAGATTCCTTCAAGGCCGGGGGTTCAGCCAGTGCGATGCTGCAGCCGTTGCTTGACAACCAG GTTGGGTTTAAGAACATGCAGAATGTGGAGCATGTCCCGCTGTCCCTGGACAGGGCGCTGCGCCTGGTGCGGGATGTCTTTATCTCTGCTGCTGAGCGAGATGTGTACACTGGGGACGCACTACGGATCTGCATTGTCACCCAAGAGGGCGTCCGCGAGGAGACTGTGCCCCTGCGGAGGGACTGA
- the TBP gene encoding TATA-box-binding protein: protein MDQNNSLPPYAQGLASPQGAMTPGIPIFSPMMPYGTGLTPQPIQSTNSLSILEEQRQQQQQQQQQQQQQQQQQQQQAAAAAAQQSASQQAPPGAAGQTPQLFHSQTLTTAPLPGTTPLYPSPMTPMTPITPATPASESSGIVPQLQNIVSTVNLGCKLDLKTIALRARNAEYNPKRFAAVIMRIREPRTTALIFSSGKMVCTGAKSEEQSRLAARKYARVVQKLGFPAKFLDFKIQNMVGSCDVKFPIRLEGLVLTHQQFSSYEPELFPGLIYRMIKPRIVLLIFVSGKVVLTGAKVRAEIYEAFENIYPILKGFRKTT from the exons ATGGATCAGAACAACAGCCTCCCGCCATATGCCCAGGGCCTGGCTTCCCCGCAG GGTGCCATGACCCCTGGGATCCCAATCTTCAGCCCTATGATGCCGTATGGCACTGGCCTGACACCACAGCCCATTCAGAGCACCAACAGCCTGTCCATCTTGGAagagcagcggcagcagcagcaacagcagcagcagcagcagcaacagcagcagcagcagcagcagcagcaggcagcggcagcagcagcccAGCAGTCCGCGTCCCAGCAGGCGCCCCCAGGGGCCGCGGGGCAGACGCCACAGCTCTTCCACTCACAGACTCTCACAACTGCACCTCTGCCAGGCACCACCCCGTTGTACCCATCCCCCATGACGCCCATGACCCCCATTACTCCTGCCACGCCGGCTTCTGAGAGTTCTGGGATTGTGCCCCAGCTGCA AAATATTGTCTCCACAGTGAATCTTGGTTGTAAACTTGACCTAAAGACCATCGCACTTCGTGCCCGGAATGCTGAGTATAACCCCAAG CGGTTTGCTGCTGTGATCATGAGAATAAGGGAGCCCCGGACCACTGCACTGATCTTCAGTTCTGGAAAGATGGTGTGCACCGGCGCCAAGAG TGAAGAGCAGTCCAGGCTAGCAGCAAGAAAGTACGCCAGGGTTGTACAGAAGCTGGGCTTCCCAGCCAAGTTCTTGGACTTCAAGATCCAGAACATGGTGGGCAGCTGCGATGTGAAGTTCCCCATCCGCCTAGAGGGTCTCGTGCTCACCCACCAGCAGTTCAGCAG CTACGAGCCAGAGTTGTTCCCAGGTTTAATTTACAGAATGATCAAGCCCAGGATTGTTCTCCTTATTTTTGTCTCCGGAAAAGTTGTGTTAACAG